The DNA segment GCTCAGGCTACCAGGCCGCGGTGCTCGCGGAATTGTGCGGGAAGGTCTATTCCGTGGAGCGCGTCAAGCCGCTGGCGGACAAGGCCAGGGTGCAGCTCGACCGGCTGGGGTATAAAAGTGTGGCGATAAAAGTTTACGACGGCACGTACGGCTGGAAGGAGATGGCGCCTTTTGATGCGATCATGGTGACCGCGGGTTCGCCCGATATCCCGGCGCCGCTCGTGGAACAGCTCAAAGCGGGCGGCAGGATGGTGATCCCCGTGGGCGACCGGTATGGACAGCAGCTTATCACGGTGGTCAAGACCGCGGAAGGCATGATCACCGAACGGAGCATCCCCTGTGTGTTCGTTCCACTTATCGGCAATCATGGATGGAAGGAGTAGGTTTGAGTGCGGATTGCGGATTGCGGAATGCGGAGTGCGGAGTCAGGAGTGGTATCACCTCAATGGCGGTATTTAATCGCTATCCTGCGCCATAAAACCGATAATAGCATTCCAATCATGATCCCCATCAGCGTTCCCGCCAGCACATCCGTTGGATAATGGACTCCCAGATAAATCCTTGAAAATGCGATGAGCGACGCCAGGACAAGGGGATAGATACGCCATGGCATCGTCAAATAATCCCGGGTCAGATAGAAGAGGGGTACGGCAAAGGCAAATGAGCTTATCGCATGGCCTGACGGCATGGCGTATGACTTCGGGCAGGCGGTAATGAGCCGGATCCCCTCGATCGCCATGCATGGCCTTTCCCGGTCAATAGCGTTTTTCAACACAACCCCCGCCCATTCCGCGAGAAAGACGGCGCAACAGGAGATCACGAGGGTCCAGAGCGTCGCGGACAAAAACCTTTTCCCCTGAGCATCCATCCGATCAGCGCTGCTGACGATCATATACAACAGAAACGGCAGGACCAGCAGATACCCTTGTGAGGTAAGCGCCGGCATGAGGACATCGAACAGGGTGTTCGCGGTGCCGTGATTGATGAGAAGCAGCAGTTGCGTATCGAGGGACTGGATGATCATATCGGCGAACGTGTCGCTTACTTCTTTCTATCGCTGCACTTGATGACGTTCGTGTCGCTCACTTCAATGAGCCCTTTCCCGACAACGGAGCAGATCTCGGCAAGGATGATGTTTATCATTTCCTCGGAATCAACAACTTCTATCTTGACCGGCAGGGTGGTGGAGAGTTCCAGTATCTTCGTGGTATGGAGCTTGCCTTCGCTTCCGTAACCCGCGACCCCGCGGAACACGCTTGCTCCGGATATCTTCCGGGTAAAAAGAATGTCCATGACCGCTTCATAGACCGGCTTGCCGTGGACCTTCTCGGTCTCGTCAACGTAGATGGTGAGTTTTTTTGCGGGACCGGGTTTGATCATGAAATTCTCCTTTTTCACACAAAGCCACGAAGACACGAAGTTTATGAATTGAATTTTGGATCATTAATCGCTTTCCTTCGTGCGCTTTGTGGCTTCGTGTGAGACATGAGTTGTTATGGATCAGAGTTCTCGATTTGTTGCATTGGAATGAGGACTATTATATACTTTTCGCGATCACCTCACCGAGCTTCAATGCCATGAATCCGACGATAACGCTCAACATGACGTTCAGCATCGCGATCAGCCATTCGCCGTCTTTCATGAGCGTGCCGGTCTCGTATTCAAAGGTTGAGAACGTGGTATACGCGCCGAGGAACCCCACGATAAGGAGCAATCTCCATTGCGGGTTCACCATGAAACGCTCCGTGAACAGCGACATGAGCAGGCCGATGAGAAAACTGCCGCTGATATTGATCAGGAAAGTGCCGAGGGGAAAGTTGCGTCCCCACCGCTGTCCGATCCAAAGCGCGACCCCGTACCGGGAGATCGCGCCAAGGAACCCGCCTATGCCTATGAAAAAGATATTCGCCATGGTTGTTCCGGTCTTCGAATGTTCAATTCATATCAGAAGGCGCGCGGCAAGTCAATGAAAATGGTCACGCGTATCCTCAAAAATCAAACCCCGCCGAGAAATAGATCATATGCCGGTTCTGCGCGCCGGCCCCGAAATCAAGCCGCATCGGGCCGATGATCGTGTCCGCGTGCAGACCGATGCCGGCGCCTGTCCGGAGATGGTCCACAGACACCGCTCCACTTCGTTCCCAGACATTGGCGGCCTGTCCTGTAAGGTTCAGATACACGGCCTTGACCGCCTTGAGATGGTACTCCCTGATCATCCACCGCCAGGCTGCCGAGAAACCCAGCTCATCAGAACCCGTGAACTCCCGGCGCTGGTATCCTGCCAGCGGGAAACCAAGAAGATAGTCCGCCCCGCCGATCCCGAATTTTTCCTGATAGGGCATGTCTCCGCTGCCCAGACCGCCCGATCCTTCAAGGATCAACGTATGTCGTTCTGCTATCGGTATGGCTCCTTGGAGCGAGAGCGCGGTCTTGGTAAAGGCATTGGTGCTGCCATACGCGGGCCGGGCGCTTTCGTAGGACCCTTTCAGTAATATCCCGGTGTGCGGGAAGATATTCCTGTCACGGGTGTCGATCGTGGTAAGAAAGGCAAGACTTCCGATGTGCGTAACATCCCTGGCGGGATTCGCGCCGAGGGTTTCTTCGGCACTGTCCGCGGCGTAGCGATAGCGCAGGTAGGTGTCGCCAAAGCGGAACCATTGGTAACCGAAGGCAAACTCGGCGCCGATCCGGGTGATGTCCAGTTCATTGACCTTGTGCTGGTCCTCGTAGAGGAGGTAATTTCTCTGCTGGTAGAGGGCCTGCATGCTGTGCACGAAATAGGTGTCGAGAAAGATCGGCGACCAGTATCCAAGCGTGATGTCCGTGTAATTTCCATACCGCGTCGTGAGGTAGGCTTTGATGCCCCTGCCGGTAACGTTCTCCATCACAATGTCGGTGAGGCCGGTGAACCGGTCCTCAAGGTCGTAGCGAAGTCCGAGCCGTACCTTGGTCGTGGGTTTTTCCTTTATCCTGAGCGTGATATCGATACCGCCTTGCGGGCTTTTCGTCATG comes from the Nitrospirota bacterium genome and includes:
- the crcB gene encoding fluoride efflux transporter CrcB, which gives rise to MANIFFIGIGGFLGAISRYGVALWIGQRWGRNFPLGTFLINISGSFLIGLLMSLFTERFMVNPQWRLLLIVGFLGAYTTFSTFEYETGTLMKDGEWLIAMLNVMLSVIVGFMALKLGEVIAKSI
- a CDS encoding protein-L-isoaspartate(D-aspartate) O-methyltransferase gives rise to the protein MNYEKERSRMVDEQIVSRGVKDERVLAVMRKIPRHEFLPEAIRGMSYADNALPLGEGQTMSQPYMVALMTELLGLKGSERVLEIGTGSGYQAAVLAELCGKVYSVERVKPLADKARVQLDRLGYKSVAIKVYDGTYGWKEMAPFDAIMVTAGSPDIPAPLVEQLKAGGRMVIPVGDRYGQQLITVVKTAEGMITERSIPCVFVPLIGNHGWKE
- a CDS encoding phosphatase PAP2 family protein, which translates into the protein MIIQSLDTQLLLLINHGTANTLFDVLMPALTSQGYLLVLPFLLYMIVSSADRMDAQGKRFLSATLWTLVISCCAVFLAEWAGVVLKNAIDRERPCMAIEGIRLITACPKSYAMPSGHAISSFAFAVPLFYLTRDYLTMPWRIYPLVLASLIAFSRIYLGVHYPTDVLAGTLMGIMIGMLLSVLWRRIAIKYRH
- a CDS encoding DUF190 domain-containing protein; this encodes MIKPGPAKKLTIYVDETEKVHGKPVYEAVMDILFTRKISGASVFRGVAGYGSEGKLHTTKILELSTTLPVKIEVVDSEEMINIILAEICSVVGKGLIEVSDTNVIKCSDRKK